A genomic stretch from Desulfatitalea tepidiphila includes:
- a CDS encoding branched-chain amino acid ABC transporter permease, whose translation MSANRWLATGNFFSTYREEQRIFFTHLDRLVFAVFIAVLFIWPLVYEVSNKYMLVLDNILIAMVAIIGLNLVTGFAGLISIGHAAFVGVGAYTLAVFARTIGDSHVLITHAWPLMLVLSGAVGAVFGAFVGLPALRLKHLYLAIATLSFQMIFQWTINFLPLFNQGQTIPIGRVYWLTGMVSRGDHYLFWYYVILTIVILFGLAVRNLLRSRYGRSLVAVRDNDRAADAMGMNPGLTKVYAFALAGFFAGVAGALHAYLYRGAGIESFTLSQSISYLAMAIVGGLGTLTGSFWGPAAIRILDLQVENLVEWSAQFLPANMNLATALKPLTFGLVIVLFLMFEPRGIANWWRICRSYVKLWPFRY comes from the coding sequence ATGTCCGCAAACCGATGGCTGGCCACAGGGAACTTTTTCAGTACCTACCGGGAAGAGCAGCGCATCTTCTTCACCCATCTGGACCGGCTGGTGTTCGCCGTCTTCATTGCCGTGCTATTCATCTGGCCGCTGGTGTACGAAGTGAGCAACAAATACATGCTGGTGTTGGACAACATCCTGATCGCCATGGTGGCGATCATCGGGTTGAACCTGGTCACCGGCTTTGCCGGATTGATCTCCATCGGTCACGCCGCGTTCGTAGGCGTGGGGGCGTATACCCTGGCTGTGTTCGCCCGGACCATAGGCGATTCCCATGTGCTCATCACCCACGCCTGGCCGCTCATGCTGGTTCTTTCGGGAGCGGTGGGGGCCGTGTTCGGCGCCTTCGTCGGTCTGCCGGCCCTGCGTTTGAAACACCTTTATCTGGCCATCGCCACTTTGTCTTTTCAGATGATATTCCAGTGGACCATCAATTTCCTGCCCCTTTTCAACCAGGGTCAGACGATCCCCATCGGTCGGGTCTACTGGCTGACCGGCATGGTATCGCGTGGCGACCACTATCTGTTCTGGTATTATGTCATACTGACCATCGTGATCCTTTTCGGGCTGGCCGTTCGCAATCTGCTTCGTTCCCGTTACGGCCGCAGCCTGGTGGCGGTGCGCGACAATGACCGGGCAGCCGATGCCATGGGAATGAACCCCGGGTTGACCAAGGTGTACGCCTTTGCCCTGGCCGGATTCTTCGCCGGTGTGGCCGGTGCGCTGCACGCCTACCTCTATCGTGGCGCAGGCATCGAGTCGTTCACCTTGTCGCAGTCCATATCCTACTTGGCCATGGCGATCGTGGGCGGTCTGGGCACCTTGACCGGCTCCTTCTGGGGGCCCGCGGCCATTCGCATTCTGGATCTGCAAGTGGAAAATCTGGTGGAGTGGTCCGCCCAGTTCTTGCCGGCCAACATGAACCTGGCCACTGCGCTCAAACCGTTGACGTTCGGTCTGGTGATCGTGCTCTTTCTGATGTTCGAACCGCGCGGCATCGCCAATTGGTGGCGCATCTGCCGCTCTTATGTGAAGCTTTGGCCTTTCCGCTATTGA